CTGCGCTGCCTTCTTTGCGGCCTTTTCTTGTAAGGCCTTTGCATCTCTGCAAATTAAAAAATGGACCCCATTATCACAATCAGAAGGCTAAGGAGGGGAAAAAAAGGTTATTTAGATTTCATAaagaaaattaagagaaaaaataGAGGAAACCTTTCACGGCGTTGTTCAGGGGTCAATCCATCGTCCTTAGAACCAGCTTTCCCTTTGTTGCCTGACCTGGATTGAGCCCTTTCTCTATCTTTTTCTCTCTGGTTGCCGCGTTAGCTTAGGTTAAcgaattaacataaaaaaaaaatttctatttacaAATTAAGTTCCCGATTACacgaattattattttaatcaaaaggATATGAGTCATTGTTGATATTCTCGGGAACCAAACAAAGATTAAGCCCTGTAAAATTCAAACTACATATAAGCAGATCAAatagttaaaaagaaaaacaaaggtgAAACATGTGATTAATCGGAAGAATGATAAAGAAAAATACCGTTGACGGAAGGAAAAGAGGAATTTTTTCTCGACTCCTGTCTTCGTTTGGCTTGCTGAAATTTGGATTTATAATTCCCGAAGGAATTACAATTAATAGAAAAGTGTAAACTGTTATCATGTGGATTCATTTTGATCAATTTCATCCTCCAATTTTTATCATCACattatatttacactttcattttagtcatctaTTTTTAGGTgaatttcattttagtcacctctaaaaaatatataattttttataatttttttaagtatgtCAAGATAAACATtaatgattaaaatgaaaatatggtataaacaaaaataatacattaaaaaaattgtcaaattttacTTGTTTACTCTATTCTAAAaagttcttaaaattttaaatttcaaaacttcaaaattatttaaataatttattaaaaaatgtatCCCTTAATACTGTGAGCTgatttattactataatattaaaattaattaatttaatcttctaaaattttaaattttattttatgttttcaaattaaaatcaacTTATTAACTTATCTTTAATAATTGTCTATGAAACCTAAATTTCCTTAAAATTATATGATCTTGAATCTTCTATGTTAagctaaaagcaaagaaaaatcattgcaattaattaaatcaaCTAATTTTATCCTCCATGCCAAATAAAACGCATAaattttttatcacttttttacCCAAACAAAgaacaaacaattaatttaattaattgcaatgATTTTTCTCATGTACTTTTAGCTTTATATGGAAGATTCGAGACTagataatcaaaagaaatttaagtaTCATAGACAATTACTAAATATGAGACATTTGTATTGATTTCATTAAGGATAATATAggaacataaaataaattttaagatttagaAGGATATTAAATTACTTGATTCCAATATTGTCGTAACAAATCAGTTGGCATTATCAAAGTTGGCATTATCAaaggataaaaaaatttcaacaatttatttaatttattttaatgttttgaaatttaaaattctaacattaaaaaagaaatttagaattttcGGCAATGGAATAAACAACTACAATTTGataatttgtgtattattttagtttctaccattttttactttaattcttgGTTTTTTTACCCCAAAcaatacttaaaatatatattttttgaagtgACCAAAATGAAGGCGACataaaagttgagtgaccaaaataaaagtgtAAACATGATGTGACGCGTATAATTGAACACTTgggtaactaaaataaaaatatcctaaaagtTAGGTGATAAAATCGTAAAGATTTaatttgagtgactaaaataaaaatacccTAAAAATTGAGTGACTAACTAAGTCGTTTAcgctaaaaaaatcaaattacaaatTACATCTctgaaaattgattttaattttagcttttcccaaatttggttttcatattttacaaaattttagaaGTGATAAACTTTTATCTCTATGaaatatcttttaataaaaatcaacacTTCGACCATTAATAtgcaataaatattaaaaaatttaagcttaaacttataaatttataaacaatCAGACTAACTTTTTAATGcttataaaatatgaattttaaattttaacaaatagaTTAACTTCTCATACTTCTGCACAGAAATGAAATAATCTCAC
The Gossypium hirsutum isolate 1008001.06 chromosome A07, Gossypium_hirsutum_v2.1, whole genome shotgun sequence genome window above contains:
- the LOC107955246 gene encoding small EDRK-rich factor 2 isoform X2, which produces MTRGNQREKDRERAQSRSGNKGKAGSKDDGLTPEQRRERDAKALQEKAAKKAAQAAAGGNTAGGDGGSKNKK
- the LOC107955246 gene encoding uncharacterized protein isoform X1 — protein: MITVYTFLLIVIPSGIINPNFSKPNEDRSREKIPLFLPSTGLIFVWFPRISTMTRGNQREKDRERAQSRSGNKGKAGSKDDGLTPEQRRERDAKALQEKAAKKAAQAAAGGNTAGGDGGSKNKK